Proteins encoded by one window of Passer domesticus isolate bPasDom1 chromosome 10, bPasDom1.hap1, whole genome shotgun sequence:
- the GTF3C3 gene encoding general transcription factor 3C polypeptide 3 isoform X1: MSGFSPELIDYLEGKISFEEFEQRREERKSREKDGENASAEENEEDVEAPSSSRKASGKSQSQDETDGETADGVSKSVHRVFASMLGENEEEEDEEEEEEEEEEEEEGGGEGEEEEETTEQPTAGDVFVLEMVLNRETKKMMKEKRPRSKLPRALRGLMGEANIRFARGEREEAILMCMEIIRQAPLAHEPFSTLAMIYEDQGDMEKSLQFGLIAAHLNPSNTEEWVRLAEMSLEQDNIKQAVFCYTKALKYDPTNVRYLWERSSLYEQLGEQKMAMDGYRRILNLLAPSDGERFMQLARDMAKSYYEANDVTSAIEIVEEAFTKHQSLVSMEDVNIAAELYISSKQYDKALAVITDFTGIVLEKKVPEKSAAEEKKDTGAAVETQESQEAVTDNQNQPAESSAPAVEKVSCCIPEGVPIDITVKLMVCLIHLNILEPLSPLLTTLVEQNPEDMGDLYLDVAEAFLDVGEYNSALPLLSSLVCSERYNLAVVWLRHAECLKALGHMERAAESYAKVVDLAPLHLDARISLSTLQQQLGRPEKALEALEPMYDPDTLAQDANAAQQELKLLLHRSTLLYSQGKMYGYIDTLLTMLAMLLKVAMSRAQVCLISSSKSGERHLYLIKVSRDKISDNDDQETANCDAKAIFAVLTSVLTKDDWWNLLLKAIYALCDLSRYKEAELLVDSSLEYYSFYEDRQKRKELEYFGLSAAILDKNFRKAYNYIRIMVMENVNKPQLWNIFNQVTMQSQDVRHHRFCLRLMLKNPDNHVLCVLNGHNAFVSGSFKHALGQYVQAFRANPDEPLYSLCIGLTFIHMASQKYVLKRHALLVQGFSFLHRYLDLRGPCQESFYNLGRGLHQLGLLHLAIHYYQRALELPPLTLEGIETDQTDLRRDTAFNLSLIYQSSGNTRMAQKMLYTYAVV; the protein is encoded by the exons ATGTCGGGCTTCAGCCCGGAGCTGATCGACtacttggaggggaagatctccTTCGAGGAGTTCGAGCAGCGCCGCGAGGAGCGCAAGAGCCGCGAGAAG GATGGTGAAAATGCATCTGCTGAGGAAAATGAGGAAGATGTAGAGGCTCCGTCTTCATCCAGAAAAGCATCTGGGAAATCCCAAAGTCAGGATGAAACTGATG GAGAAACAGCAGATGGGGTCAGTAAATCTGTCCATCGGGTCTTTGCATCCATGCTTGGGGAaaatgaagaggaggaggatgaagaggaggaggaggaggaggaagaagaagaagaagaaggaggaggagaaggagaggaggaagaagaaactACAGAGCAGCCTACAGCTggagatgtttttgttttggagatGGTTCTTAATCGAGAGACCAAGAAAATGATGAAA GAGAAGAGACCTCGCAGCAAACTTCCCCGTGCCTTGAGGGGTCTGATGGGAGAGGCCAACATCAGATTTGCTCGAGGAGAGCGTGAGGAGGCCATTCTGATGTGCATGGAGATCATTCGACAAG cTCCTCTTGCACACGAGCCATTTTCCACTCTTGCCATGATCTATGAAGACCAGGGGGATATGGAGAAATCACTACAGTTTGGACTGATTGCAGCTCACTTAAATCCTAGCAATACTGAGGAGTGGGTTAGACTGGCAGAAATGTCACTGGAGCAGGACAATATTAAGCAGGCTGTTTTCTGCTACACAAAAG CTCTGAAGTACGACCCGACCAACGTGCGCTACCTGTGGGAGAGGTCCAGCCTGTACGAGCAGCTGGGCGAGCAGAAGATGGCCATGGATGGCTACCGGCGCATCCTCAACCTCCTGGCTCCCTCCGACGGGGAGCGCTTCATGCAGCTGGCCCGAGACATGGCCAA GAGTTACTACGAAGCCAATGATGTGACCTCTGCCATTGAGATAGTGGAAGAGGCTTTTACCAAGCACCAGAGCCTCGTGTCCATGGAGGATGTTAACATTGCAGCTGAACTGTACATCTCCTCCAAACAGTACGACAAAGCTCTGGCG gTTATTACAGATTTTACCGGAATTGTACTTGAAAAAAAAGTACCAGAAAAAAGTGCAGCTGAGGAGAAAAAGG ataCAGGTGCAGCAGTAGAAACTCAGGAAAGCCAGGAGGCTGTGACTGACAACCAGAATCAGCCAGCTGAATCCAGTGCTCCAG CTGTGGAGAAGGTCAGCTGCTGCATACCTGAGGGTGTTCCCATAGACATCACCGTCAAGCTGATGGTGTGCTTGATTCACTTGAACATCCTGGAGCCACTCAGT CCTCTTTTGACTACTCTGGTGGAACAAAATCCAGAAGATATGGGTGACCTGTATTTGGATGTCGCAGAGGCTTTTCTGGACGTTGGGGAATACAACTCAGCCCTGCCTCTCCTGAGCTCCCTTGTCTGCTCAGAGCGATACAACCTGGCTGTTGTGTGGCTGCGGCACGCAG AGTGCTTGAAGGCTTTGGGACACATGGAGCGTGCTGCAGAGAGCTATGCCAAAGTTGTTGATCTTGCTCCATTGCATCTCGATGCAAGAATCTCACTTTCAacacttcagcagcagctgggccgGCCTGAGAAAGCTCTGGAGGCTCTGGAGCCAATGTATGACCCAGATACTCTGGCTCAGGATGCTAACGCTGCACAGCAG GAATTAAAGCTACTCCTGCATCGCTCCACGCTGTTGTACTCCCAAGGCAAAATGTATGGTTACATTGATACCTTGCTCACAATGCTGGCAATGCTGCTCAAG GTAGCAATGAGCAGAGCTCAGGTGTGTTTGATATCTAGTTCCAAATCTGGAGAGAGACACCTCTATCTTATTAAGGTGTCAAGGGATAAAATTTCTGACAATGATGACCAAGAGACAGCAAATTGCGATGCGAAAG CAATTTTTGCTGTCCTCACAAGCGTTCTGACAAAAGATGACTGGTGGAACCTCCTCCTGAAGGCTATATATGCCTTGTGTGACCTCTCCCGGTAcaaggaggcagagctgcttgTGGATTCCTCCCTGGAATATTACTCATTCTATGAGGACAGACAAAAGCGCAAGGAGCTGGAGTACTTTGGGCTCTCTGCTGCAATTCTGGACAAGAACTTCAGGAAAGCTTACAACTACATCAG AATCATGGTCATGGAGAATGTCAATAAGCCCCAGCTGTGGAACATCTTCAATCAGGTCACTATGCAGTCTCAGGATGTCCGTCACCATCGCTTTTGTCTCCGCCTGATGCTGAAAAATCCTGACAATCACGTGCTGTGTGTCCTCAATGGGCACAATGCCTTCGTGTCTGGCAGTTTCAAGCATGCTCTTG gTCAGTATGTGCAAGCCTTCCGTGCAAACCCAGACGAGCCTTTGTACAGTCTTTGCATTGGCCTGACTTTCATCCACATGGCCTCTCAGAAATATGTGCTGAAAAGGCATGCTCTTCTAGTACAG GGATTCTCCTTCCTTCACCGCTACTTGGACCTGCGTGGACCATGCCAGGAGTCCTTCTACAACCTAGGCCGTGGCCTGCACCAGCTGGGATTGCTGCACCTGGCAATCCACTATTACCAAAGAGCACTTGAACTTCCTCCCCTCACCTTAGAG GGAATAGAAACAGATCAAACAGACTTGAGAAGAGATACTGCCTTTAACTTGTCACTCATTTACCAGAGCAGTGGGAATACCAGAATGGCTCAGAAGATGCTGTATACCTATGCAGTTGTGTGA
- the GTF3C3 gene encoding general transcription factor 3C polypeptide 3 isoform X2 → MSGFSPELIDYLEGKISFEEFEQRREERKSREKDGENASAEENEEDVEAPSSSRKASGKSQSQDETDGETADGVSKSVHRVFASMLGENEEEEDEEEEEEEEEEEEEGGGEGEEEEETTEQPTAGDVFVLEMVLNRETKKMMKEKRPRSKLPRALRGLMGEANIRFARGEREEAILMCMEIIRQAPLAHEPFSTLAMIYEDQGDMEKSLQFGLIAAHLNPSNTEEWVRLAEMSLEQDNIKQAVFCYTKALKYDPTNVRYLWERSSLYEQLGEQKMAMDGYRRILNLLAPSDGERFMQLARDMAKSYYEANDVTSAIEIVEEAFTKHQSLVSMEDVNIAAELYISSKQYDKALAVITDFTGIVLEKKVPEKSAAEEKKDTGAAVETQESQEAVTDNQNQPAESSAPAVEKVSCCIPEGVPIDITVKLMVCLIHLNILEPLSPLLTTLVEQNPEDMGDLYLDVAEAFLDVGEYNSALPLLSSLVCSERYNLAVVWLRHAECLKALGHMERAAESYAKVVDLAPLHLDARISLSTLQQQLGRPEKALEALEPMYDPDTLAQDANAAQQELKLLLHRSTLLYSQGKMYGYIDTLLTMLAMLLKVAMSRAQVCLISSSKSGERHLYLIKVSRDKISDNDDQETANCDAKGQRRQQN, encoded by the exons ATGTCGGGCTTCAGCCCGGAGCTGATCGACtacttggaggggaagatctccTTCGAGGAGTTCGAGCAGCGCCGCGAGGAGCGCAAGAGCCGCGAGAAG GATGGTGAAAATGCATCTGCTGAGGAAAATGAGGAAGATGTAGAGGCTCCGTCTTCATCCAGAAAAGCATCTGGGAAATCCCAAAGTCAGGATGAAACTGATG GAGAAACAGCAGATGGGGTCAGTAAATCTGTCCATCGGGTCTTTGCATCCATGCTTGGGGAaaatgaagaggaggaggatgaagaggaggaggaggaggaggaagaagaagaagaagaaggaggaggagaaggagaggaggaagaagaaactACAGAGCAGCCTACAGCTggagatgtttttgttttggagatGGTTCTTAATCGAGAGACCAAGAAAATGATGAAA GAGAAGAGACCTCGCAGCAAACTTCCCCGTGCCTTGAGGGGTCTGATGGGAGAGGCCAACATCAGATTTGCTCGAGGAGAGCGTGAGGAGGCCATTCTGATGTGCATGGAGATCATTCGACAAG cTCCTCTTGCACACGAGCCATTTTCCACTCTTGCCATGATCTATGAAGACCAGGGGGATATGGAGAAATCACTACAGTTTGGACTGATTGCAGCTCACTTAAATCCTAGCAATACTGAGGAGTGGGTTAGACTGGCAGAAATGTCACTGGAGCAGGACAATATTAAGCAGGCTGTTTTCTGCTACACAAAAG CTCTGAAGTACGACCCGACCAACGTGCGCTACCTGTGGGAGAGGTCCAGCCTGTACGAGCAGCTGGGCGAGCAGAAGATGGCCATGGATGGCTACCGGCGCATCCTCAACCTCCTGGCTCCCTCCGACGGGGAGCGCTTCATGCAGCTGGCCCGAGACATGGCCAA GAGTTACTACGAAGCCAATGATGTGACCTCTGCCATTGAGATAGTGGAAGAGGCTTTTACCAAGCACCAGAGCCTCGTGTCCATGGAGGATGTTAACATTGCAGCTGAACTGTACATCTCCTCCAAACAGTACGACAAAGCTCTGGCG gTTATTACAGATTTTACCGGAATTGTACTTGAAAAAAAAGTACCAGAAAAAAGTGCAGCTGAGGAGAAAAAGG ataCAGGTGCAGCAGTAGAAACTCAGGAAAGCCAGGAGGCTGTGACTGACAACCAGAATCAGCCAGCTGAATCCAGTGCTCCAG CTGTGGAGAAGGTCAGCTGCTGCATACCTGAGGGTGTTCCCATAGACATCACCGTCAAGCTGATGGTGTGCTTGATTCACTTGAACATCCTGGAGCCACTCAGT CCTCTTTTGACTACTCTGGTGGAACAAAATCCAGAAGATATGGGTGACCTGTATTTGGATGTCGCAGAGGCTTTTCTGGACGTTGGGGAATACAACTCAGCCCTGCCTCTCCTGAGCTCCCTTGTCTGCTCAGAGCGATACAACCTGGCTGTTGTGTGGCTGCGGCACGCAG AGTGCTTGAAGGCTTTGGGACACATGGAGCGTGCTGCAGAGAGCTATGCCAAAGTTGTTGATCTTGCTCCATTGCATCTCGATGCAAGAATCTCACTTTCAacacttcagcagcagctgggccgGCCTGAGAAAGCTCTGGAGGCTCTGGAGCCAATGTATGACCCAGATACTCTGGCTCAGGATGCTAACGCTGCACAGCAG GAATTAAAGCTACTCCTGCATCGCTCCACGCTGTTGTACTCCCAAGGCAAAATGTATGGTTACATTGATACCTTGCTCACAATGCTGGCAATGCTGCTCAAG GTAGCAATGAGCAGAGCTCAGGTGTGTTTGATATCTAGTTCCAAATCTGGAGAGAGACACCTCTATCTTATTAAGGTGTCAAGGGATAAAATTTCTGACAATGATGACCAAGAGACAGCAAATTGCGATGCGAAAG GGCAAAGAAGGCAGCAAAACTGA
- the C10H2orf66 gene encoding uncharacterized protein C2orf66 homolog yields MWKVLLLGLYVVLAVRGLEKGAPFQPEDKWKPLDNPRNRDLFFRTLQAYFSGRGLDLRKFPATFTVNNEGPRLYSDPIASAFADYEEKKKSFQNYFKG; encoded by the exons ATGTGGAaagtgctgctcctgggtcTGTATGTAGTACTGGCTGTGAGAGGACTGGAAAAGGGTGCTCCTTTCCAACCAGAAGATAAATGGAAGCCTCTTGATAACCCCAGAAACAGAGACCTG TTTTTCAGAACGCTCCAGGCTTACTTCTCGGGCAGGGGCCTCGATCTCAGGAAGTTCCCAGCTACTTTCACTGTGAACAATGAGGGACCAAGGCTCTACTCAGATCCTATTGCTTCTGCATTTGCAGattatgaagaaaagaaaaaatcctttcaGAACTATTTCAAAGGCTGA